The following nucleotide sequence is from Pseudobutyrivibrio ruminis HUN009.
CTCTTACCCATTGAAGTAAGTTCATTCATAAGAGTATATATTTCGTGTCTTGCGCCAACATCAATGCCTCTGGTAGGCTCGTCAAAAATTAAGATATCAGGATTTGCTGCCAGCACTTTTGCAATAACAACCTTCTGCTGGTTTCCTCCTGATAAGCCTCCTACCTTCTGTTTAAGGTTTGGTGCCTTAATCTTCATTTTGCTTCTATAACTTTCAGCTACTTCCACTTCCTTGTTAGCATTCATAATGAAATGTCTGCTTAATGTTTTTAAGTTGGAAATAGAAATATTCCAAAGTATAGATTTATCCAAGAAACATCCCTGATATTTTCTATCTTCCGGAATGAGTCCTATGCCTTCGTGCATTGCTTCTCTAGGAGAATGTGGGTTTATTTCAACACCATATTTCTTTATAACTCCTGAGGATTTAGGAACTACTCCATAAATCATCTGCATGATTTCTGTACGTCCAGCTCCTACCAATCCTGCAAACCCTAGAATCTCTCCCCTGTGTAGTTTAAAGCTAATGTCGGAAACGCCATTACCTGTCAGGTGCTCTACTTCAAAAATAACTTCATCCTTAGCAGGCTCCTTTGTTGGATATGTTTCCGAAAGCTCTCTACCTACCATATATTTAATAAGGTCATCCTTCGATGTATCTTCAATATTCACTGTTGTGACATACTGACCGTCACGAAGTACCGAAACTCTATCACAAATTTCAAACAGCTCCTCTAATCTGTGAGATATGTAAATTACCGTTACCCCATCGGCCTTAAGCTGTTTTACTAATCTATAAAGATTCTGTTGCTCGGCAACTGTTATCGATGCCGTTGGCTCATCCATGATTATGATTTTTGCATTCTTTGAAATAGCTTTTGCTAATTCCACTATCTGTCTGTTTGCCATAGACAAGTCTCTGATATATGCATTTGGATCGATATTACTGTTAAACTTATCAAGCAAAGCCTTTGTCTTTTCATATCTGGCCTTGTCGTCAACAATTAATCCGTCCTTTACTCCTGCAAAAATATTATCAGCAACTGTTCTCGCTTCCATCTGTATCATTTCCTGATACACAACAGCGACCCCCAATTCGATCGCCTGAGATGGTTCTAATTGCGAATACTCTTTTCCCTCAATTACCACCGAACCTGATGTTGGTTTAATGGCTCCTGATATTGTTTTAATAAAGGTAGATTTTCCTGCTCCATTTTCTCCAACTAGTGCATGAACTTCTCCCTTTTCAAATGAAATTGAAACATTATCAAGAGCCTTAACACCAGGGTAATCTTTGGTAATATTCTTTAACGATAGTATTTCCGTAAAATCACCCCCATTTTTCAATTATTACTCTCCAATTGCCTTTGCCATAGCTGCCTGATGACGACGAACCTGCTCGATTGAATCTACATCAAGATCCATTCTAAGGTGCTCTCCGCCTTCATACTCTGAGCTAAGGAATCCTGTGTAACCAGCCTTCTTATATGCTTCAATTACCTCTGGAATAGCTACTGCTGTCTCCTCCAAATCTTCGTGTACATTGTAGAACTTAGCATGTGTATGGAAGATATAATCAATGTTATCGATAATATCCTGTGGCTCAGACCAAGAATATGTAAATGATGTACCTGCATATTCCAAATCTGCTGGGCCGCCGCCTGCAGCCTTTACTGCATCCATCATCTCAGCCATACCATTCGCCATACGATATTCCATATTGGCTTTACCAAGATTTAAATCATACTTAATCTTAGTAAATCCCTTAGCTACTCTATTTGCATAAGCGTCATCAACAATCTTGATGCATTCTTCTTTTGCACCGTGACGACGTGCCTTATCACGAACAACATCTGGAATGTTCTTGCAGAAGATACCCATATCTGGAACAAATCCGAAGTACTTAGTGCCAGTTCTGTTTATCATTTCCATATAGCCATCTGCCCATCCCGAGTTGAGTGAGAATGGTGCATGTACCTCAAGACCAATCTTTACACCCATCTCTTCTGCATATGGTAAGCTTCCCTCAATTACATCCATAGGAGTAGAAACCAATGTACGAAGTACTGGGAATCCTAGAAGTGATGCTAATCTGATATCGCGATTCATCATATTTACCTGCTCTTTAAGAGTAAGAGTACGATTATCGTATATACGGTTTTCTAAGAACGCATCGTAGCATGCTGGAGTAAGATTGTACTTTTTCATCCAGTCAAACCACTGATCTCTGAAATCCTGTGTCTCGATTGGAAGTGGGAACTTTCTAATCATTTGCTCTGCAAGAAGCTCAACGCCTGTTGCACCTGTTTTCGCTGTCTCTCTAAGGCATCCCTCTAAATCAAGCTTTCCAAGATAAAACTCATCCTGATAGCTGTAGAGAGATACGCATCTTTTAATATCACTCATTTTTAGTATCCTCCCTACTAAATTTCAAATTCAATGTTGCATGGTGCCTCAATCTGGAATGGCATGTATGAAGGTGCAATAATCTGCTTTCCTACAATGCTGTGCTTACCCTTTGCAAGGCCACCTTCTTTTTTAACTGTTACTGTTGCATACTCGCCAAATTCCCAACGATACTCTGGGTCAATGACTGTTCTGCATTCCTCCAATGTAAATTTCTCACCATTTACTGTAAGTATAATGTCATCTCGATTTACATCCTGACCATCAACATTAAGAATGATGTCTCTTAAAATTGAAAGAGTAAATGAACGATAGTACTGCGCCTTCCAATCAAAAGAGAAGCCTACAATCTTTCCATTCTCTTCTACATTCTTAAAGCTGGCTGGATCATATATTGGTCTTCCTGCCATTTTCTATTCCTCCCTAAAACTTTAAATCTAATTCTCTACATATTCTGCTGCTTCCATACCTGCGATACGTCCTGTATTTACTGCGTATCCCATTGAGTTACCTGGAAGAAGGAACATGTAGCTATCTTCGTAAATATTGCATGAATCAGCACCAACTGCATAAAGACCTGGAATTGGCATGAAATCTTTATCACATGCTTCGCAGTTCTCGTTAATTCTGATTCCACCAACTGTGCCGTATCCGCCTGGACGAATAGCTGCTGCATAGTATGGCCCCTTCTTTAACTTCTTTAAGTACTTATAGTTCTTGAAGAACTCTTCATCACGGCCTTCACAGTAATCGTTGTAGTCATCAATTGTTTCCTCAAGTACCTCTGCATCAACACCAATCTGTGCTGCAAGGTCTTCAATTGTTTCACCCTTGAAGAAATTCTTTGAACCTCTTGCAAGAATTTCGTCCATTCCCTCAAGGAAATCTGAAACATCTGCATCTGGGTTAACAAGGTTTGTAACCTCAACGCCCTTCTTCATATATGTCTTTGCAATTGTTGAATCGATAATGCTGAAAACAACTTTATCCTTCTGGTGGCTTGCAACATTGCTAAGGTATGTTGTGTTCTGCATGAACTCTTCGTTCATAACACGCTTAGCAAACTTGTTTACTAAAAGGTTTGGCTGCTTAAATACATTGAGAACGCTTGCTCTTGCTTCCTCACCAGCACCTGGATCACAAGCTGCTTCAATACGAACCTGAAGGTGATCTGCACCAGCATCCCAAGCCATCTTTAAGCCATCACCCATGATTCCTGGAATAGCAAAGTTAAACACATCCTTCCCCTGCTCAACACCGATTTCATCAAGGATGAACTGTTTATTGCATCCAGCGCCACCAGTAGCAATGATTGCTGCCTTACACTGGATTGTGAATTCCTCACCAGCCTTGTTTACTGCAACTACGCCGCAAACTTTTCCTTCATCATCCTTAAGAATCTTCTTTCCAGATGTCTCAAGAAGAACTTTAACTCCAAGTTCCTGGGCTCTCTTCAAAAGAGCTTTGTTCATATGACCTGCTGCACGTGGACCAATTTTGTTACCAGTCTTAACGATGTGCCATGTTGCTTCTGACTGTGGGAAATATTTGAAAGCGCCTTCGAATTCTACGCCCATATCCTCTAACCACTCAATTGTCTCAGCAGACTGCTCAAAATATCTTTTTACAAGTCTTGCATCAACGTTGTAGTGAGTGTAATCCATGAACATGTTAAATGCTTTTTCTACTGAAATATCAATCATTTGCTGCTGCTGATATTTTGTTCCAATTCCAAGTGGTCCCATACCCATGTTGGCAGCACCACCTGTGATAGATGCTTTTTCAATAACAATTACATCTGCTCCATCTTCTGCCGCCTGAACTGCTGCCGACATTCCTGAAGGACCTCCAGCAATTACGACGATTTGTGTTTTTAATTCTTCCATTACTTCTCCTTAAATCTTCAACCTTGTTTTAGGATTTTTTTCTTATACATAACTTAACATCACCACTTAATCTCAACCTTTTTATTTTTCCTGAAACCTTATCTATTATTGCAATCAAAATCACGGCATAAAAAAAGCGTGCAACAAATAACTATGTATTGTTGCACGCCTCAAATAACCTTTTATTTAATTAGAATTTTCCTACTTTTGTGCGCTTTTTTGGCAACTTAGGAAGCTTTGCCGCAGTCTTAATGCAGCCCTCATCACATGCTGCAACGCATTTGCCACACTGTTCACAAAGGTCCTGATCTATCACATGAATAAATCCATCTTTTCCTTCAATTGCATCCTCAGGACAAGCGTCAATACAATCGCCACAGCCCTGGCACTCATCTGGATCAATGTAGTAAAGCTCTGCCGCTTTATAGCACTTACCACACTTACAAACCTTTCTTTTAATATGCTCTTCGAACTCTTCTGCAAACAGCTCCAAAGCTGAAACTAAAGGCTTTGTCATATTCTGACCAAATGGACAGTAAGCTCCAATAGAAATAAGCTCTGACACTTCCTTTATCAAATCGACATCTGTCATCTTCGCTTTTCCAGTAGTCATCTCTTCAACAATCTGATTGAACTGAGATGTACCTTCTCTACAAAGCACACACTTACCACATGAGGCGTCCTTGGCCTGATTCATAAGCTTTACACAGCTCTCCACAATACAATCTTCATTCGTATATACGGTAATAGAACTGTACTTTTCTGCTGCTTCAATTGAATAATCAGCAGCATTTGATGGCAAAACAAACTCACCTTTTAAACCGCCAAGAAGTAAAGCTTTTACTCCATCCAAAGAAATAACTTCAGAAATCTTTGTTCCTACATTAACCTTCTTTACATCTGTTTTATCACCATTGTTGATTACAACAAATTTCTCGTCTGTACCTTTTGCGATGCCATATGCAGTCTCTGGTGTTATTACAAACACTTCCTGATTTTCATATTCAGCTACAAAGTCATCCTGAATCATAGGACGAGGAAGATTTCCTGATAATACCTGCGCAACAGAATATGGATTATTTAATGTTGGAGATACATATCCTGTGTATCTAACCTCACCATCTAATCCTTCCACATCTGTATTCTCTGGAAGCAAATACATCACCCTTGCATCGATATTTGCCGCATATTTTTCCACACCTGTCACTACATCTTCAAGATAATTCTTTAATAAATATATAGAAATAGGTGCCTTAACATCATCACTTACACAGCTAACAACTAGTAGTTTTTCCATTACTGTGCTCCTCCTTCCTCTGCAACATAATCACTCCAGAATTTCTGTGGAGATATCTGTAAACGAAGGTCACACTGTAAGCATCTGCTAGCTTCACAACCTGCTTTACTGCAATCAAATCCAAGGTCCATTGGCTCAAAGTTATTAACTCTGCTATCTGCTGATGTGACATTAGGTTCACATCTATGCGTCTTTGTAAGATTCTCGTTTTTGCCAATATATGGGTTTGCAATCTGTTCTGGTGCAAGACTTTCTTCAATGTTTCCATCACCACCAAGATACTTATCAATCTCTGATACAGCTGCTCTTGCCTCCGCAATTGCTGCTATAACTGAACGAGTTCCTGTTACTGCATCACCTGCTGCATAGATTCCATCTACAGATGTTTTATGACCATCACTTACAATGATTCGTCCTCTGTTAAGATCTAATCCAAATTCATCAGTGATATCTGGATGCTGGCCAACAGCAAAGATAATAGTATCTGCCTTGAATGTAACTGTAGAATCTGGAATTCTTGTAAACTCAGGGCCCTTAGGTCCAAACTTTAATCCCTCAATTCCTGTAACTGTAAGTCCTGTAACCTTACCATTTTCCGATTCAATGGCATCAAAGGTTCTAGAATTTTCTACAATAATTCCATCCTCCTTTGCCCATGCTACTTCTTCAGCTGATGCTGTCATCTTGTCTGGAGCCTCAAGACAAGTCATAATAACATTCTTTGCGCCTAAACGACGTGCAGACTCTGCACAGTCAATTGCAACATTTCCACCGCCAAGAACAACAACATTCTCTCCTACTGGAAGTGGATTTCCTAAATTGATAGCTCTTAAGAAATCAGCATTTAAATAAACATCTGGTAAATCATTTCCTTCAAGTGGAAGTCTATTTCCAGCATGTGTTCCAACAGAAACAAATACTGCGTCATACCCCTGTGCCTTTAACTCAGCTGCTGATTTAACATCACTATTGCACTTAATCTCTACACCGATAGATTCGATTTCAGCTATTTCTCTGTCAAGAACCTCTCTTGGAAGTCGATATGAAGGAATTCCATATCGCATCTGTCCTCCTGCCTGAGGTAACTTTTCAAAAATAGTAACCTCATGGCCAAGCTTCTTTAAATAATAAGCCGCTGTTAATCCTGCTGGGCCGGCTCCAATAACTGCAACCTTTTTACCAGTTGCCTCTTTCATAAATACATTAGCCTTCCAGCTTCCATCATCCTGGCTTGCCGCAAATCTCTTGAGGTTTCTAATAGAAAGAGGTCCATCAAGATGATTTCTCTTACACTGAAGCTCACAAGAATGAACGCAAATATATCCAAGTGATTCTGGGAAAGGTGCTTTTTCACGGACTGTAGCAGCTGCTGCTGGATAGTTTCCTTCTTTAATGAATCTAATATATTTTGGGACATTAATATGTGCAGGGCATCCTTCGCTACATGGAACAAGTGTCATTTCTCTGCTTAAACCTGGATCATCCTTAAACACACCAACCTTATCTCTGATTGAACCCGTTGGGCAAACCTCTACGCATGCTCCACAGAACTGGCAGCCTGCCTCTTCAAGGCTATTACCGTTGATAACAACTTTCATCCTACCATCAACTTTTTCGAATTTTAATGCCCCAACACCTCTCAATTCAGAGCAAGCACGAACACATCTGCCACAAAGAATACATCTATACATTTCATGAAGCATCAAAGGATTTGATTCATTTTCGATAGTTGGAAGCTTCTGACTTCTCAAATCACGTCCACTATCACCAACATACTGTGAAATAGATGCTAATTGGCATTTACCATATTTAGGGCAACCAACGCACTCACTAGGATGTGTTTTAAACATCAAATCAACTGAAAGCTTTCTAACCTTTTCAGCTGTTTCATCCTTAGTGCTGATAACCATTCCTTCTTTTACTTTTGTTGAGCAAGATGTAATAACACCATCTACTCCATCCTGTTTTACAACACAAAGACGGCATCCGCCATTTGGATGTAAATCATGATGGTGACAAAGATGTGGAATATATATGCCATTATCCAAGGCTGCCTCAAGTACAGTCTGGTTTTCATCAGCCACAATAGCTTTGCCATCAATTATCAAACTAACTGTCGCCATAATTAAAGACTCCTTCTAAATCTAATCTTAATGTTTGCATTTATTTTATTCAGAATGAGTCTTACCTGCTTTTATATTTTTTTCCTATTTGTTTTCTCATTTTGCATAGGCCCTGCTGATTATTTAATATTGCAACACATGCTTGTTATTTATTGCAACAAAAAAGCCATAGACTTTTGGATTCTACAATCTCAAAAATCTATGGCCAAAATAACCTTAAAAAGCCTTTATTTACTTGTTCTTAGCAAGGATTCTGTATAGGAATGTAAATATGATTCCAGCTACAGAAAAGCTTAATGCAATTATAAATGCCTGCTGATAAGCACCTGTTGTTGCATATGTATTTCTCATAATTTGTGGACCAAAATATCCTGCAAGTGCAAAACCAATGAACATAATTCCATAGTTTACGCTGTTGTTCTTTGGACCGAACTGGTCTGCTGTGAATCCTGGATAAACACCCATAAATGAACCAAAGCTGATTCCTACGATTGCAAGACCAACATAGAACAAGCCTGCTGCTGAGGTTCCGCAATTATAAAGAATTATTCCTCCAATGCAACCAAGCATACATGCAATCATAAGTGTATTAATTCTTCCAAGCTTATCTGAAATGTAGCCTGCAAGAATTCGTCCAAAGGCGTTAAAAAGTGCAAGTAAAGATACGGCAAGTGAAGCCTGTACTGCT
It contains:
- a CDS encoding FAD-dependent oxidoreductase, whose translation is MATVSLIIDGKAIVADENQTVLEAALDNGIYIPHLCHHHDLHPNGGCRLCVVKQDGVDGVITSCSTKVKEGMVISTKDETAEKVRKLSVDLMFKTHPSECVGCPKYGKCQLASISQYVGDSGRDLRSQKLPTIENESNPLMLHEMYRCILCGRCVRACSELRGVGALKFEKVDGRMKVVINGNSLEEAGCQFCGACVEVCPTGSIRDKVGVFKDDPGLSREMTLVPCSEGCPAHINVPKYIRFIKEGNYPAAAATVREKAPFPESLGYICVHSCELQCKRNHLDGPLSIRNLKRFAASQDDGSWKANVFMKEATGKKVAVIGAGPAGLTAAYYLKKLGHEVTIFEKLPQAGGQMRYGIPSYRLPREVLDREIAEIESIGVEIKCNSDVKSAAELKAQGYDAVFVSVGTHAGNRLPLEGNDLPDVYLNADFLRAINLGNPLPVGENVVVLGGGNVAIDCAESARRLGAKNVIMTCLEAPDKMTASAEEVAWAKEDGIIVENSRTFDAIESENGKVTGLTVTGIEGLKFGPKGPEFTRIPDSTVTFKADTIIFAVGQHPDITDEFGLDLNRGRIIVSDGHKTSVDGIYAAGDAVTGTRSVIAAIAEARAAVSEIDKYLGGDGNIEESLAPEQIANPYIGKNENLTKTHRCEPNVTSADSRVNNFEPMDLGFDCSKAGCEASRCLQCDLRLQISPQKFWSDYVAEEGGAQ
- a CDS encoding C-glycoside deglycosidase beta subunit domain-containing protein, encoding MAGRPIYDPASFKNVEENGKIVGFSFDWKAQYYRSFTLSILRDIILNVDGQDVNRDDIILTVNGEKFTLEECRTVIDPEYRWEFGEYATVTVKKEGGLAKGKHSIVGKQIIAPSYMPFQIEAPCNIEFEI
- a CDS encoding NADH-ubiquinone oxidoreductase-F iron-sulfur binding region domain-containing protein: MEKLLVVSCVSDDVKAPISIYLLKNYLEDVVTGVEKYAANIDARVMYLLPENTDVEGLDGEVRYTGYVSPTLNNPYSVAQVLSGNLPRPMIQDDFVAEYENQEVFVITPETAYGIAKGTDEKFVVINNGDKTDVKKVNVGTKISEVISLDGVKALLLGGLKGEFVLPSNAADYSIEAAEKYSSITVYTNEDCIVESCVKLMNQAKDASCGKCVLCREGTSQFNQIVEEMTTGKAKMTDVDLIKEVSELISIGAYCPFGQNMTKPLVSALELFAEEFEEHIKRKVCKCGKCYKAAELYYIDPDECQGCGDCIDACPEDAIEGKDGFIHVIDQDLCEQCGKCVAACDEGCIKTAAKLPKLPKKRTKVGKF
- a CDS encoding sugar phosphate isomerase/epimerase family protein, whose protein sequence is MSDIKRCVSLYSYQDEFYLGKLDLEGCLRETAKTGATGVELLAEQMIRKFPLPIETQDFRDQWFDWMKKYNLTPACYDAFLENRIYDNRTLTLKEQVNMMNRDIRLASLLGFPVLRTLVSTPMDVIEGSLPYAEEMGVKIGLEVHAPFSLNSGWADGYMEMINRTGTKYFGFVPDMGIFCKNIPDVVRDKARRHGAKEECIKIVDDAYANRVAKGFTKIKYDLNLGKANMEYRMANGMAEMMDAVKAAGGGPADLEYAGTSFTYSWSEPQDIIDNIDYIFHTHAKFYNVHEDLEETAVAIPEVIEAYKKAGYTGFLSSEYEGGEHLRMDLDVDSIEQVRRHQAAMAKAIGE
- a CDS encoding sugar ABC transporter ATP-binding protein, whose protein sequence is MKNGGDFTEILSLKNITKDYPGVKALDNVSISFEKGEVHALVGENGAGKSTFIKTISGAIKPTSGSVVIEGKEYSQLEPSQAIELGVAVVYQEMIQMEARTVADNIFAGVKDGLIVDDKARYEKTKALLDKFNSNIDPNAYIRDLSMANRQIVELAKAISKNAKIIIMDEPTASITVAEQQNLYRLVKQLKADGVTVIYISHRLEELFEICDRVSVLRDGQYVTTVNIEDTSKDDLIKYMVGRELSETYPTKEPAKDEVIFEVEHLTGNGVSDISFKLHRGEILGFAGLVGAGRTEIMQMIYGVVPKSSGVIKKYGVEINPHSPREAMHEGIGLIPEDRKYQGCFLDKSILWNISISNLKTLSRHFIMNANKEVEVAESYRSKMKIKAPNLKQKVGGLSGGNQQKVVIAKVLAANPDILIFDEPTRGIDVGARHEIYTLMNELTSMGKSIIMVSSDMEELLGMSERIIVIHEGKFAGEIQKSEYDQQTILKKASGL
- a CDS encoding FAD-binding protein; this encodes MEELKTQIVVIAGGPSGMSAAVQAAEDGADVIVIEKASITGGAANMGMGPLGIGTKYQQQQMIDISVEKAFNMFMDYTHYNVDARLVKRYFEQSAETIEWLEDMGVEFEGAFKYFPQSEATWHIVKTGNKIGPRAAGHMNKALLKRAQELGVKVLLETSGKKILKDDEGKVCGVVAVNKAGEEFTIQCKAAIIATGGAGCNKQFILDEIGVEQGKDVFNFAIPGIMGDGLKMAWDAGADHLQVRIEAACDPGAGEEARASVLNVFKQPNLLVNKFAKRVMNEEFMQNTTYLSNVASHQKDKVVFSIIDSTIAKTYMKKGVEVTNLVNPDADVSDFLEGMDEILARGSKNFFKGETIEDLAAQIGVDAEVLEETIDDYNDYCEGRDEEFFKNYKYLKKLKKGPYYAAAIRPGGYGTVGGIRINENCEACDKDFMPIPGLYAVGADSCNIYEDSYMFLLPGNSMGYAVNTGRIAGMEAAEYVEN